Proteins found in one Zea mays cultivar B73 chromosome 1, Zm-B73-REFERENCE-NAM-5.0, whole genome shotgun sequence genomic segment:
- the LOC100381783 gene encoding uncharacterized protein LOC100381783, translating to MLGQLINRVSCHALDSSRTATDESICADLLDVRRIVPNSLRAIKHGWNEYKQQTVLPASAATVFLNFNVALAPGAIMTALLMHRGTSPSIVGAFSGLCSIMGLVATFISSSLVKRVGILKAGAAGLIFQASLLSIALTVYWAGSISQTTPLLIFLASIALSRLGHMSYDVVGTQIVQTGVPASKANLIGGMEVSIASLAELVMLAMAIIANDVSHFGFLAILSVSSVAGAAWMFCRWLTNPTDEQRELFMVDPLYQVQAM from the exons ATGTTGGGTCAACTAATCAATAGAGTTTCTTGCCATGCACTTGATTCCTCTAGAACTGCCACTGATGAATCTATTTGTGCTGATCTTTTAGATGTACGCAGGATAG TTCCAAATAGCTTGAGGGCTATCAAACATGGATGGAATGAGTATAAGCAGCAAACAGTTCTACCTGCAAGTGCAGCTACCGTGTTCCTAAATTTCAATGTTGCACTTGCTCCAGGTGCCATAATGACTGCATTATTGATGCATCGTG GTACCAGTCCATCCATTGTTGGTGCTTTCAGTGGATTGTGCTCTATCATGGGCCTTGTTGCAACATTCATCTCCTCAAGCCTGGTGAAAAGAGTTGGAATTCTAAAG GCGGGAGCTGCTGGATTGATATTTCAAGCTTCACTCTTGTCAATCGCGCTCACAGTGTATTGGGCTGGTTCAATTTCGCAAACGACACCTCTACTTATATTCCTAGCATCCATT GCATTGTCGCGGTTGGGGCACATGTCTTATGATGTTGTGGGGACTCAAATTGTCCAGACAGGTGTTCCTGCTTCAAAAGCAAATCTAATTGGAGGAATGGAGGTTTCAATTGCAAGCCTTGCGGAGCTAGTCATGCTTGCTATGGCTATAATTGCGAATGATGTCTCCCATTTCGGCTTCCTGGCGATCCTGTCTGTGTCATCAGTTGCTGGGGCAGCATGGATGTTCTGTCGGTGGTTAACAAATCCAACAGATGAGCAGAGGGAACTATTCATGGTTGATCCCCTTTATCAAGTTCAGGCAATGTAA